ataagCGGGTGTACTTGTatttggtggtgaatccaagaaagaaagagtccgtggattcggaacttgcacatggtcgtgtcagtaagttctactggttggtagcaataagaagttgagcgtgggggcttgtaagtcttattgtatgaactttgatttttttaagatagtggattcaagtttaccttgaggatagctaggtcaaatcctcccaaggtttttaccggtttgatttcctaggtgatcatatcttgtgttatttattttccactgctttgcatgatttgatcttttatattgtgataacctagacttgtttaattggactaagtaacaacttggctaattacctaggttaatcaattgtttaaggggtctaaaaaactGTCACCCTTGTTAACAATGGTGTCAATGTGGTTTAGAGAAGATGACACCACGTCAATGTCTATtgagtttttccaaaacaaggCTAAACCGCCCGCCCTCGTGACTCGTTGAACTATCCATTTCTCATCAAGTTGTAGCTTATCACACAAATTCTCTAGCGTAGCTTTGTCCGCCCATGTTTTGGCTAAAACCACGATGGAGGGATCTAGTGCCCGCACTAATTTAGCAAGCTCCTGTACTGTAcgttggttcccaagccctcgTATGTTCCAACATAACCAACTCATGGCTCTTGGTGGGGTTGAGATTCAGCCACCGCCATTGGAGGGAACTTATCGGTATCATACTGTATTGTGACCAACCTGGATTTTTGGGTAGAACGTTCATCCGTTGGAGAAGGTGGACTTCTTTTTCCACGAGTCACATAACATATAGGTTCATTTCCTAGGCCTGCAGGCCGTGCCACCCTGGTCCACTTGGCTTGTTTCTCTATGTTGTGGGTTGGGCTTAATTTAAGTGTGCTAAAGGTTGGGTCCTTACTAATGGGCTTTTGAGAGGTATCATAGGTCCGTATGGAACCAGCTTTatctttggttgaattttgagTAGAAGCCATGGGAGCATTCTCATTCATGTAGGGAAGGTCAAATCTCTAGATATCACGATTAATCTCATTTAATGTTTCCTCGAAATCTTCCTTACCTTTCTGAGAACCCGCAGACATTGGGATTGAGACTGGAAAAGGTGTGGCTGTAACAGAGGAGTCAGAAGGGCTATCTGCGTGCAATCCTTCCTTGAAACTCGTACCTTCCTTGCTAGGAACATTCTGTTTGTCTGAAGCCTTAGTATTGATCTGGACCGCCAGTGTTTGTTGCTCCCTTGTCGACAAGCTTGGCCCTTGGGTTTTCTTCATTAACTGATCTTTAAAGAAGCCCGGAACACGTACCATGTTTCTACTGGAAGAGACAACGAGTAGAGCTCGTATACTTGAGTTGTATCTCTTTTTGTCTGGTTTGAGGGTCCCTTCACTATTGATCCAGAGTTCACAGTCTTTGTCCTCGTGGTCTAGGCGTCCACACCAGTAGCATAGATTCGGCAGCCGTTTGTATTTGAAAGAAACCCAGGTTTTCTTTCCATTCTCAAGGGTGACTACTCTGCCTTAGTAGATGGGCCGTGTCACATCCACAGTAACTCTAACTCTAATAAAACCTTCCCCACCAGACTCTGCATTACCCTTTGTACTTACAACTCGTCCCACTGTTGTACAAATTTCCTCTGTTGTCTCCCTGTCCAAATAGTTAAGCAAAATGTTGGGTACTTGTATCCAGAAAGTAGATTCCTGCAGTTTAAGGTTCTCTAGTGAGGTGTCTTGATAGAATCGCTGAAGCACAACTAAGTGCTTGTCGAAACTCCAAGGTTCCTGTTGTAAAATTCGATCAACATCGGGTTTATTGTCGAAACTAAAGAGAAGTTTGTGCTCCCTTAGATTTTTAATGCTAAACCCACTTCTAGACCTCGAGTTGGGTTTAAACGTCTTGGCCATTACATCAATGTTTAATGTTcgttttgttaaaaatttagcCACTATTAAGAACTCTTCCGTTGGTTTTTTCTATTGTAGTTTCAAATCGTTCCCCTCCTTGTCTGAGAGGGATAAGACGTCCCAGGCCTCTGTGATCTCATccattttttatgggaaataccAATCGGAGAGAGGGACAGAGatggaagagagaaaaggggGAGAAGAGAAATAAAGGACCAACAGCTGTTTCCCAGAACccctgagaaaaaaaaaaaaaaaaaaaaaaaaaaaaaaacccactagcCCTAGTAGTAACTTGTTACCACAGGGAACATGACAACCTCACTAGGGAGGGACTATAATTCTACTACTACGGGGAGAGTGTCTGGAAAGAGACCTAACCCTCCATGGTAGAGAGAAACCTCAATCTCACCCACTATCGCACTTAATTAGTATCTATAACTTTGATTCTTCTTTACCTaataaagtttggaattttctgtaagtaaatttttttcttcaagaaaatgaatagaaatctCCCTTCATGTTCATGCTCATGTTGATGTTCATATTTGTATCTTTTGCAATACTCTAAGTTGTTTActctttttttgaattatcaattgtagttatgaaaaaaaagaataagcaTGATACTATTTAATTAAACTAACgtgaaaaattaaatctattagattaaaaaaaatggacatgaaaatgaaaatttcttaaatagaattaaaataatttttactcaatagaaaagaaaagaaatttttaatttctgcTAATAAAATAACTATCTCATTTACTTATGGAGAtgcaattaatatattttcaaatattttattttattttctaattaaggACACGTGATAATTCAAAGGATAGCTTAGAtggcataaaaatattattttgatattaatgTTAGATACATCAATTCTTTTCATGCACCGCTTAATAATAAGGATTGTGGGGACGCAGGCCCAATTACATGTTGGGCCTTAggccttgtccgaggaggcaCAGTGGTCTGAAAATAGATCAATAGTGATGAAGGAGTAAGACTTTGAGCTTCATGAGCAAACTATGGCTGTAAAGGCTAGGAGAGGTAGGCCGAGGAGGAGTATCTTCTCAGCTAAACGAATGAGGGGTCAGAAAATGAGTTCTATTATCCAGAGTGACATTCTAGGAAGTTTTGTTGATAAGGATATGCACTATGAACGTGCGAGACAAAATGGGAGCtgagaaatatctaagaaaaagctGCTACTGctgcattgaatgctctgcagctaactctttggccgcatttatgtggagaagacccttgaacagtgctaCATTGGTTGCCCCAACTCATAGAAGGCCTGTGAGAGtatctgatgggacaagcacgcAAGTGGTGGCttagataatcaacaagtggagggccaagatcTTCTAAAGAGAACCATATAAGGTAAGAAACCCTCCATGGAGAGGGGATGGagaattagagagagaaacattgtagcaatcaagaactgAACTTATAACCAAATTTGAGAATTAATATATAAGGACTAATCTCCTTGAACTATGCTAAGGACGATTTTCTTAAGTTTAAATTtgtctatcttcattttcttatcaCCTGAATCCACTTATTTGTTGTCAAACTCATTAAAGCCTAGTTTTTataactcattctctacaaattcattgtatggGAGTTTTTTGGGCCTAAATTCATCCACCACTTAGGTAAGGGACCCAAATTGCGCCTTTAAAATTGGCGCCATTTGTGGGAATTTCTAGTGTTATAGTAAGTCTAATGTTCAACTATGATAGGTTCAGGTCCACACCAGGTAGAATCTATAGGGTCCCAACGTGAAGATCATTTGGTTAACCTCGAGTGAAGAAGGGACCGGGAGGGGAGTGTGCATATTACTCATACTAGTAGGAGCCATTCTTGGTGTGGTAGCCACCTATCTCATAAGAAAAATACCAAAGCCATGCCGCTGGAGATTGATCACTTGAAGAAGAGGTTACGCCACAAACGGTGAAAGCGAACTCCTTTAAACTTTGACGCCTCTTTTGATAATGAAGAGGATGGCAGCTATAGGTGTAGATTAAGGACTCCTCTTAGTGAGTTTTTCTCGTATGATGAGGATTACCACCATGAGCACAAAAATAGGAGCTCATCTTCCAAAGGGTTGGGAAATGATGCAATGAGTAGAGCAATCAACCAAATTTTCAGATCACCTTTCACCACACGCAGAATTGAAGGAGGGAGACTTTCTCGGCAATTCACTCAACTCACGttcaccatgtacaatggtTGTATAGACCTTGTGGAGCACGTAAGTCACTTCAACCAGAGAATGGTTGTACGCTCCAAGAATGAGGAAttgatgtgcaaggtatttCCTTCTAGCTTAGGGCCTGTGgtgatgaggtggtttgatggtttgGGTGCAAGTTCTATTGACTCCTTCAAGGAGCTCACCCGAGCATTTGGGTCTCATTTTATTACGTGTAGTAGGGTTCCTCGACTTTTAGATTCTCTATTATccatgtccatgcgagaaggtgAGACCCTGAAAACGTACTCAGAcagatactgggagatgttcAACGAGATAGATGGTGACTTTACCGATGTAGCCATCAGGACTTTCAAGGTCAGCCTGCCTGCCGAGCGTGGCTTGAAGGAGTCTCTAACAGGGAAACCCACTACTAGTGTACGCTAGCTAATGGACAAGATTGATAAGTATAAATaggtcgaggaggaccagcaaCAAGGCAAAGGAAAGGGTAAGGTTATCCTtcaagagaggagggatttcaggttggACTACTACAATAATAACAGACCCCGAAGGGATTTTGCTGGGCAATCTGGGGCTACGGCTTTGGTTAACACGGTGTTTCGAGAGCTAGTGCATTAAGTCttggagaaaatcaagaatgagccatacttcaaatggccaaacatgATGGGAGGAAACCCCATGAGGTGCAACCAAAGTCTtcattgccaataccaccaaAAACAAGGACACACCACTGAAAACCGTTAAATTTTGTGGAATCACCTAGAGTAGCTAGTCAGAGATGGAAGGTTACAATAGTTTTTGTATTGGCCCAACGGGTAAGGGGACCAAGCAGGGTCGAGGGCTCAGGGGAACGCTTCTTCAAGGCCCCCTTTGGGTACAATTAACGTCATCTTTGCTGCTCCTAGGAGAACTAGCTCGCAACCCTTCAAGGTGATGTTTGTAGCTCAGTCATCTGTTGAGGACTCTAATCCTCAACCTAAGAGGGCTATAGTGGAGGTCTAACCGACGTTGAGTTTTTTAGACGAGGACaaggttggaaccatacagcTACACGACGATACTTTAGTGGTTACGCTCAGGATAGGAGGGTATGACGTGAAGAGAGTGTTGGTTGACCAGGGCAGTGGTGCAGAGATTATGGACTCTAACTTATATAAtgggctgaacttgaagcctGAGGATTTGACAGTATATGATTCACCTTTGGTAAGTTTTGATGGAAAAGTTTTCATCCCAAAGGGCCAAATTAGACTACTTGTACGAGCAGGTTCAGAGGTAGTAGAGGTGGATTTCATTGTTGTAGATGCTTATTCTCTTTACACGGCCATTGTGGCAAAACcctggctgcatgccatgggtgCTGTATCTTCCACCCTgcatttaaagataaaaatatctGTCCAGGGACCAGGTTGAAGAGTTTTTTGGGAGTTAATCCATGGCTAGGCAGTGCCTGGTGGCTATAATTATGCACCAGGAGGTGAGATGTGAGGACTTGGAGAAAAtttttgtaggtgaaaatctgGAGAAGTTTTTTTAAGTCGAAACTCAGCTACCTCCTCAAGAGAAGGAAGAGTTGATAGAGTTTCTTTGGAGGAACATTGATGTATTTGCATGGAACGCTTATGAAGCTCTTGGGGTGGACCCAGACTTCATTTGCTATCATCCAAATGTCAACCTAGCTGTCCTTCCTAGGAAGCAACTACCTCGACGCTCATCTAAAGAGCATTCAGATGTTGTCAAGGAGGAGGTGAACATGCTTAAACAAGTCAGGGATATTAAGGAAGTTTTCTACCCTAAGTGGTTGGCCAATACAgtggtagtgaagaagaagaatgggaagtggCAGGTATGTGTGGACTTCATAGATCTGAATAAAGCTTACCCCAAAGACCCTTTACCCATGCCTCGAATAGACCAATTGGTGGATGCCACTATGGGCCATCCTCAGATGAGTTTCCTGGATGCCTTTTAAGGATACCACCAGATACCTTTAGCTCTGGATGACTTGGAAAAGACAACTTTTGTCACTCCTGTTGGGAATTAccactacaaggtgatgccctttagTCCAAAAAACGCAGGTTCTACTTAttaaaggatgatgaccaggatgtttgagtCGTAGTTAGGAAAGAACATTGAGatttatatagatgacatggtggttaAGAGTAAATTGAAATCTGAGCATATTAACGACCTTGGAAATATCTTTAAGATCCTAAGGAGGCACAAGCTGCGACTTAATGCTTCTAAGTGCTCTTTTGGTGTCGGATTAGGGAAGTTCTTGAGATACATGGTTACCTATCGCGAAATTGAAGTCAATCCTAACCAAATTAGGGCAATCAACAACTTACAGCCACCTCGGAATCCTAAAGAGGTCCAGAATTGACAGGAATGACTGCTGCTCTAAATCGATTCATCTCTCGGTCAACAGACATGTGTAGGCCTTTCTTTCAATTGTTAaataagtggaagggatttggatggaccgaggagtgtgtcTTGGCCTTCCACCAGTTAGAAGAATACATTTCTcggccacccatcatgtccaagCCCGAAGTAGACGAGGTCTTGTTTGCTTACATTGTTGTGGCTTCccatgctgtaagcctggtGCTTGTGCAGGTTGATAGTGGTGTGAAGAGGCCAGTTTATTATATGAGCAAGTCACTGGATGAAGCTGAAGTTCGCTACATACCACTAGAAAAGGCCATTTTGGCAGTGGTGCATGCTACGCGTAAGCTCCCCCATTATTTTCAATCACACACAGTTGTTGTCCTAACTCAACTCCCTCTTAGATCTCTACTTTGAAGTGCTAATTATACAGGGAGGATTGTCAAGTGGGGTACgatcctaggggcttttgatatcaagtacatgACTCACACCTCTATTAAGGTCAAGTTCTTGCTAATTTGGTGGCCGAGTTTGCTGAATCCCCATTAGAAGAGAGAGTGGAGAAGCaggacatggatggaaaatcggttgggtTAATCTCCGTACAAGAACCTTTGTCCTTGAGGGTATACGTTGACGATGCAGCAAATCATAGAGGATCTGGAATGGGGCTAGTTTTGATATCTCCCAAAAAGATCATaattgagaaatccttgagaCTGGACTTCTCGACCACAAACAATGAAGCTGAGTATGAAGCCTTGTTGGTGGGAATGACTATGGTTCAAAAAATGGGTGGAAAAGTAGTGGAGATATTCTCAGACTCAAGGCTTGTTGTGGGCCAAGTTCAGGGAGAGTTGGAGGCCCAGGACGTGAGAATGCAAGAGTACTTAAGTC
This DNA window, taken from Quercus robur chromosome 2, dhQueRobu3.1, whole genome shotgun sequence, encodes the following:
- the LOC126700138 gene encoding uncharacterized protein LOC126700138 — translated: MAVKARREDGSYRCRLRTPLSEFFSYDEDYHHEHKNRSSSSKGLGNDAMSRAINQIFRSPFTTRRIEGGRLSRQFTQLTFTMYNGCIDLVEHVSHFNQRMVVRSKNEELMCKVFPSSLGPVVMRWFDGLGASSIDSFKELTRAFGSHFITCSRVPRLLDSLLSMSMREGETLKTYSDRYWEMFNEIDGDFTDVAIRTFKVSLPAERGLKESLTGKPTTSVR